One Lemur catta isolate mLemCat1 chromosome 15, mLemCat1.pri, whole genome shotgun sequence genomic window carries:
- the LOC123650564 gene encoding spermatogenesis-associated protein 31E1-like: MDLTSLRQRWWAAAKALLLPTSHHSQSQPERLLHHPPEASFWGDPTHRQIKGGDPTFINPDVREILEMLLTKGAGLQL; encoded by the exons ATGGACCTGACTTCACTTCGGCAGAG GTGGTGGGCGGCGGCCAAGGCCCTCTTACTCCCCACCTCGCACCACAGCCAGTCCCAGCCAGAGCGTCTTCTCCACCATCCCCCAGAGGCTTCCTTCTGGGGAGACCCCACGCACAGACAGATAAAGGGTGGGGACCCCACTTTCATCAACCCCGATGTCCGAGAGATCCTGGAGATGCTCCTGACCAAGGGAGCAGGACTGCAGCTGTGA